Part of the Caulifigura coniformis genome, TGCGGCGCGTGTCGTCATATCCCTGCATGCCGCCCTGCATGTTCCCCTGCCGCCACGTATTCGGAGCAGGCGGAAGCTGCGGCATCTGGCCGCTGGCCGGACTCACAAAGGCCTGCCGAAACTGGGCGTGGGGATCATTCACGCTTCCGGGCGTCATCATGGTCGACGTTCCTCCGGGCATCGACTGGCCCATCGAGTTCGTCGGCGGGGTCACCGGCCCTTGCTCAAAGAAGCTCGGCTGCTGCCGGAGGTCGGGGGGAGGCGTCAGGTCCGGAGACTGCACCGGAGTCGGTGCGAACGCCGCTCCGATTTGCGAGTACGAACCGGGTGACACACGATCAGACGGCTGTTCGAGGTTGGAGAAAGGTTGTCCTGGTCCCAGTCCCAGTCCCATGAGGGCGGCATCGCGACGGGCCTTTTCCAGGGCCGCGGCGGTTGGACGACGATCGCCGGCGACCTGCTGGTCAGGCGACTGGCCATAGCCAGTCTGCGGCACGGCGGACGGCCTGGGCTGCCGGAAGCTGGCTGCCACGTCGGGCATCGCAGTCGGTTGGGCTGTCATCTCAGACGCCTGGTACATCGCCTGGTCGTGCAGCCGGGGTGTTTCGATGGCCTGGGCTCGCTGGATCGGGTCGACGGTACCCGCCTGCGAATTCGCCCATTCCTGACGTCCCGCCTGCGGTGCGCGATAGGCTGTCGCGGCGTTGCCGAAATCGCGTTGTTCGGGGCCTTGGGAATCACCGGGGTTCGATCGCATCACCGGGCCGCCCGGTTCGTAGTGCGTGAACGATCGCTGGACCGGCTGCTGCTCAAAACCCGCGGGCGCGGCGCCCATGGGAGACTGCGACTGCTGGACAGGCGGGTTCTGCGGAACTGCGTTGCTCGCGAACTGCGGAGCGGTGGGCTGGAACTGTGGTGAGAATTGTGGCTGGACCGGCGGGGCGGCCGGTTGCTGCGGAGGAGGGGCGTAGGCCGCGGCGTTGTTCTGCGGGTTGGGACCGAGGGTGAGCGGCTGGCCCGCGGAGGGGCCGCCGTATCGATCGACCTGCGAGAGCTGATTCCTCAGGTACTCGCCGGTGAGGTCCGGGGCGACGCCGGGCGCTGCTCCCCAGGGGCCTCGCTGAGCAGCGGCCCGCTCGTCCCACTGGGAGGGGGCGGCCCCGTTGGCGGCCCCGACCGTGGCAGGGCGGTTCGCGACCATTTGGCCGGGCTGAGCCCGTTCCGTCGAAACAAACTGGGCGGCCGGCTGGTGCTGCCGGCACTTCGCAAGGTGATCGCGCGCGATGGAGGAATTGGGGTCGAGTTCCAGTGCCCGCTGGAGGGCCCTCTCGGCATCCTGCCAGCGTCCCTGCAGAATGAACGACCAACCCATGTCGGCCGCGATGTTCGAATTGCCCGGGTCGAGCGACAGCGCCGTGCGATAGTAGCTCTCGGACTCGCCGAAGCGCTCCTGGAGGTCGGCGACGATGGCCAGGCGGTGCTGCGCTGCGGCGTGGGTCGGCTCCAGCTTCGCCGCTGCTTCAAAGCTCATCCGCGCCCGCTGGAGGTGGGCAGGCTTGTCCTGCTTGTCTCGATAGAACTGCTGGAGGGCCTTCTCCCCGGCCTCGAACGCGACGGCCGGTGTCTGGGGAGTGGGCTCGGTGCGGCGATTCGCTGCTCCTGGAAGCCCGGCAGGAGTGCTATGCGACGCCTGCGAGACTTCGTTTCCCTTTTCCTTGCTCGCTTCATAACGGCTGAGGGCCTTCGCTGCGGAAGATTGGCAACCGGCGGCCAATCCTGCAGCGCATGCCAATCCGAGAACTCGCGATTTCATGGCGGGACCGATATGGCGACAACGACCTGAGGTGGGCGATGACTCTGGCTCGCTGGGAACGAGTTGAGCCTCATCAAGTGCCGGCGGCGACCGCGGTTTGCGGAATCGCAGCGATCGCTGCTGGCGGGAATGCCCCCGCCTTATAAGAAGGCGTTTTTGAAGAGGTCCAGCCCGCTCAGGCGAAGATTGGAATCCAGGAGGTCCTGGTAATCCCGGGGGGAATTTTCGAGAGAGTGCGGCAGTTTTCGCCGCTTTGCCCCGCCTGCTGTCAGCAAGCCATCGCGAGCCCTGTCCGCGCTCACTCCACGGTGACGCTCTTGGCCAGGTTCCGGGGACGATCGACGTTGCAC contains:
- a CDS encoding tetratricopeptide repeat protein → MKSRVLGLACAAGLAAGCQSSAAKALSRYEASKEKGNEVSQASHSTPAGLPGAANRRTEPTPQTPAVAFEAGEKALQQFYRDKQDKPAHLQRARMSFEAAAKLEPTHAAAQHRLAIVADLQERFGESESYYRTALSLDPGNSNIAADMGWSFILQGRWQDAERALQRALELDPNSSIARDHLAKCRQHQPAAQFVSTERAQPGQMVANRPATVGAANGAAPSQWDERAAAQRGPWGAAPGVAPDLTGEYLRNQLSQVDRYGGPSAGQPLTLGPNPQNNAAAYAPPPQQPAAPPVQPQFSPQFQPTAPQFASNAVPQNPPVQQSQSPMGAAPAGFEQQPVQRSFTHYEPGGPVMRSNPGDSQGPEQRDFGNAATAYRAPQAGRQEWANSQAGTVDPIQRAQAIETPRLHDQAMYQASEMTAQPTAMPDVAASFRQPRPSAVPQTGYGQSPDQQVAGDRRPTAAALEKARRDAALMGLGLGPGQPFSNLEQPSDRVSPGSYSQIGAAFAPTPVQSPDLTPPPDLRQQPSFFEQGPVTPPTNSMGQSMPGGTSTMMTPGSVNDPHAQFRQAFVSPASGQMPQLPPAPNTWRQGNMQGGMQGYDDTRRIADHQLQQTLQSTWAGTPSGAIPSPAGGVPYQTPPPQSQMMNESWGRQPVAPAPYPHTSQQPQNNGRSSDFAPLPSVNPSASRMPVTQPEPFAPVGRPAQPAYRDGIVIPEQYGQQRP